In Ferribacterium limneticum, a genomic segment contains:
- a CDS encoding FAD-dependent oxidoreductase produces the protein MKSGRRQFLFAAGLLPLVRPLRAAGERVVIVGGGWGGLSAASHLRRLAPDIEVTLVDRQPAFTSFALSNRWLVDHGAGNIERQDYAALAAARGYRFVQASVDNIDRAQRTVHTASGRLPYDWLVLAPGIRENYAAWQVNDPQAVAELRQRHSGAMLNAADLPALKKRLAAFKGGDLLMTIPPAPYRCPPAPYERAMLIARWLKTQKIPGKLVIIDPNPLMPAFKSILLDRFKAQITYLDHAKVRQVDLARKTVMTDIDDIRFDEALLCPPQEAADLLWQAGLIRRDEGGRATGWADQGGLNFRSVADERVFIIGDAAGLASPLFGHYPKTGHVANRMGAIVARQIAASATGQTFPALLPESVCHVVSNVEPLEYTRIDTSYRQRGDGFLLQQVRQTREPNPAGEDAAWAETMYRDFLRP, from the coding sequence ATGAAAAGCGGTCGCCGCCAGTTTTTGTTCGCTGCCGGCTTGTTGCCGCTGGTCCGGCCGTTGCGCGCGGCAGGCGAGCGCGTGGTCATCGTCGGCGGCGGCTGGGGTGGCCTGTCGGCGGCCAGCCATTTGCGCCGGCTGGCGCCCGACATCGAGGTCACGCTCGTCGACCGCCAGCCGGCCTTCACCTCGTTCGCCCTGAGCAACCGCTGGCTGGTCGACCATGGCGCCGGCAACATCGAACGACAGGACTACGCTGCCCTTGCTGCCGCCAGGGGTTACCGTTTCGTGCAGGCCAGCGTCGACAACATCGATCGCGCCCAGCGCACGGTGCACACGGCTTCCGGCCGCCTGCCTTACGACTGGCTGGTGCTGGCCCCGGGGATTCGTGAAAACTACGCCGCCTGGCAGGTCAATGACCCGCAGGCCGTGGCCGAACTGCGCCAGCGCCATTCCGGCGCCATGCTCAATGCTGCCGATCTGCCAGCGCTCAAGAAACGCCTCGCCGCTTTCAAGGGCGGCGACCTGCTCATGACCATTCCGCCAGCGCCCTACCGTTGCCCGCCGGCGCCCTACGAGCGGGCGATGCTCATCGCCCGGTGGCTCAAAACGCAGAAAATTCCGGGCAAGCTGGTCATCATCGACCCCAATCCGCTGATGCCGGCCTTCAAATCGATTTTGCTCGACCGTTTCAAGGCGCAGATCACCTACCTCGACCACGCCAAGGTCCGCCAGGTCGACTTGGCGCGCAAGACAGTGATGACGGATATCGACGACATCCGCTTCGACGAGGCCTTGCTCTGCCCGCCGCAGGAAGCGGCCGATCTGCTCTGGCAGGCCGGGCTGATTCGCCGCGACGAGGGCGGCCGGGCCACCGGCTGGGCTGATCAGGGCGGCCTGAACTTTCGCAGCGTCGCCGACGAACGGGTTTTCATCATCGGCGATGCGGCCGGTCTGGCCTCGCCGCTATTCGGCCATTATCCGAAGACCGGCCATGTCGCCAACCGCATGGGCGCCATCGTCGCCCGGCAGATCGCAGCAAGCGCCACCGGCCAGACCTTCCCGGCGCTGCTGCCGGAAAGCGTTTGCCACGTTGTGAGTAACGTCGAACCGCTCGAATACACCCGGATCGACACCAGCTACCGGCAGCGTGGCGATGGTTTTCTGCTGCAGCAGGTCAGGCAGACGCGGGAGCCAAACCCGGCCGGCGAGGATGCCGCCTGGGCCGAGACGATGTACCGCGATTTCCTGCGGCCGTGA
- a CDS encoding ABC transporter permease, with protein MLKAMLGEAWLAMGANRLRTALTMLGMVIGVGAVVIMMAIGQGAQYAVQQTISTMGSNLFIVLSGSFTTAGVRSGSAGGPTLNVADGEAISELDGVANVAPTHQGSRQLVYGSQNWSSQVVGSTPAYLEARAWNIVNGAGFGDSDVRSSTRVAVIGKTVAENLFGAEDPVGKTMRIQQNPFLVIGVLGSKGQNLDGRDQDDTVIIPLSTAQRKVFGTPFLGSVRMIMIQADSAEAMPKVMDSVTSLLRQRHRLRDGTPDDFFMRNLSAAAESEAETTRTMSILLGAIASISLLVGGIGIMNIMLVSVTERTREIGIRMAIGARQKDILSQFLLEAVMISFAGCLLGLLIGLGVALGINVFTGMVIVISGSAALIAFAVAAGVGIFFGWYPAQKAAQLDPIEALRYQ; from the coding sequence ATGCTGAAAGCCATGCTCGGCGAAGCCTGGCTGGCCATGGGGGCCAACCGCCTGCGCACTGCCTTGACCATGCTCGGCATGGTCATCGGTGTTGGCGCCGTGGTCATCATGATGGCCATCGGGCAGGGCGCGCAGTACGCCGTGCAGCAGACGATCAGCACCATGGGTTCCAACCTGTTCATCGTCCTTTCCGGTTCCTTCACCACGGCCGGCGTGCGCAGCGGCTCGGCCGGCGGGCCGACGCTCAACGTGGCCGATGGCGAAGCGATTTCCGAACTCGACGGTGTCGCCAACGTGGCGCCGACGCACCAGGGCTCGCGCCAGCTGGTTTATGGCTCGCAGAACTGGAGTTCGCAGGTGGTCGGCTCGACCCCGGCCTATCTTGAGGCGCGGGCGTGGAATATCGTCAACGGCGCCGGCTTCGGCGATTCCGACGTGCGTTCATCGACGCGGGTGGCGGTTATCGGCAAGACTGTGGCCGAGAACCTGTTCGGCGCCGAAGATCCGGTCGGCAAGACCATGCGCATCCAGCAGAACCCTTTCCTGGTCATCGGCGTACTCGGCAGCAAGGGCCAGAACCTCGACGGCCGCGACCAGGACGACACCGTGATCATTCCGCTGAGCACCGCCCAGCGCAAGGTTTTCGGCACGCCCTTCCTCGGTTCGGTGCGGATGATCATGATTCAGGCCGATTCGGCCGAAGCGATGCCGAAAGTCATGGACAGCGTGACCAGCCTCCTGCGTCAGCGCCACCGCCTGCGCGACGGCACGCCGGACGATTTCTTCATGCGCAACCTCTCGGCGGCGGCCGAATCCGAGGCCGAAACGACACGTACGATGTCCATCCTGCTTGGCGCCATCGCCTCGATTTCGCTGCTCGTCGGCGGCATCGGCATCATGAACATCATGCTCGTTTCGGTCACCGAGCGGACGCGCGAAATCGGCATCCGCATGGCCATCGGCGCCCGGCAGAAGGACATCCTGAGCCAGTTCCTGCTCGAAGCCGTGATGATTTCCTTCGCCGGCTGTCTGCTCGGACTGCTCATTGGCCTCGGCGTCGCGCTCGGCATCAACGTCTTCACCGGCATGGTCATCGTCATTTCCGGCAGCGCGGCGCTCATTGCCTTTGCCGTTGCGGCGGGTGTTGGCATCTTCTTCGGCTGGTATCCGGCCCAGAAGGCGGCGCAGCTCGATCCGATCGAGGCGCTGCGCTACCAATGA
- a CDS encoding ABC transporter ATP-binding protein, translating to MTDSVIRVVGLGKSYETAAGLFPALKGVNLAIQPGEYIAIMGPSGSGKSTFMNLLGCLDTPTMGDYFLTGKNVAQMDKDALAILRNRTLGFVFQGFNLLPRMSLQDNVALPLVYAGADKETRRAKAREMLAKVGLGQYAESLPNRISGGQQQRVAIARALVNAPRLILADEPTGNLDSHTSEEIMRLFGDLNAEGITIVLVTHEPDIAAHAKRQVKFLDGEIVSDHLTEHAPA from the coding sequence ATGACTGATTCAGTCATCCGGGTCGTCGGCCTGGGCAAGTCCTATGAAACGGCGGCGGGTTTGTTTCCGGCGCTCAAGGGCGTCAATCTTGCTATCCAGCCCGGCGAGTACATCGCCATCATGGGGCCGTCCGGCTCGGGCAAATCGACCTTCATGAACCTGCTCGGCTGCCTTGATACGCCGACCATGGGCGACTATTTTCTGACCGGCAAGAATGTCGCGCAAATGGACAAGGACGCCCTGGCCATCCTGCGCAACCGGACGCTGGGCTTCGTTTTTCAGGGCTTCAATCTGCTGCCGCGCATGAGCCTGCAGGACAACGTCGCGCTGCCGCTGGTTTACGCCGGCGCCGACAAGGAAACGCGGCGGGCCAAGGCGCGCGAAATGCTCGCCAAGGTTGGCCTCGGCCAGTACGCCGAATCCCTGCCCAACCGGATCTCCGGTGGTCAGCAGCAACGTGTCGCCATCGCCCGGGCGCTGGTCAATGCGCCGCGTCTGATCCTCGCCGACGAACCGACCGGCAATCTCGACAGCCATACCAGCGAGGAAATCATGCGCCTGTTCGGCGACCTCAATGCCGAGGGGATCACGATTGTGCTCGTCACCCACGAGCCGGACATCGCGGCGCACGCCAAGCGGCAGGTCAAATTTCTCGACGGCGAGATCGTCAGCGATCACCTGACGGAGCACGCACCGGCATGA
- a CDS encoding efflux RND transporter periplasmic adaptor subunit: MKQIGKILLGVTVIAGLIGGGVWYSKQRAAQNPETRYKLATVEKGDVTQTVSANGTLNPVVLISVGTQVSGTVRKLYVDFNDKVKKGQPLLELDDALVSATERQSAANVINAQATLELAQANEARMKSLIAQEYVSKQEYDQSTQALKSARAQLALARAQNERDRANLNFTVIRSPVDGVVIDRVVDLGQTVAASFQTPTLIKIAQDLSEMRIDTSFAEADIGNIREGQKARFTVDAFPSRSFVGEVQQIRLNPTNQQNVVTYNVRINVANPEQVLLPGMTAYVNIGVQKREGVLLVPNAALRFKPADAGDKKAENGQKPAAGPSSVGPGMGAGSDGSAAKAGAGKGKKRDGQSGTVYVLAGEELKPVSVQLGITDNRNTEIVGGDLKEGDRIVTGENGGGQTGKPSSVGMRMF, translated from the coding sequence ATGAAACAAATCGGCAAGATTCTGCTTGGCGTCACCGTGATTGCCGGCCTGATCGGTGGCGGCGTCTGGTACAGCAAGCAGCGCGCGGCGCAAAACCCGGAAACCCGCTACAAGCTGGCGACGGTCGAAAAGGGCGACGTGACGCAGACCGTGTCGGCCAACGGCACGCTCAACCCGGTCGTGCTGATCAGCGTCGGTACGCAGGTGTCGGGCACCGTGCGCAAGCTCTACGTCGATTTCAACGACAAGGTGAAGAAGGGCCAGCCGCTGCTTGAACTCGACGACGCGCTGGTCTCGGCCACCGAGCGGCAGAGCGCGGCGAATGTGATCAATGCCCAGGCGACACTGGAACTGGCGCAGGCCAACGAGGCGCGCATGAAGTCGCTGATCGCCCAGGAGTACGTCTCCAAGCAGGAGTACGACCAGTCCACCCAGGCCCTCAAGTCGGCCCGGGCGCAACTGGCGCTGGCCAGGGCGCAGAACGAGCGCGACCGGGCCAACCTCAATTTCACGGTGATCCGCTCGCCGGTCGACGGCGTCGTCATCGACCGCGTCGTCGATCTCGGCCAGACGGTGGCGGCCAGCTTCCAGACGCCGACGCTGATCAAGATCGCCCAGGATTTGTCGGAAATGCGCATCGACACGAGCTTCGCCGAAGCCGACATCGGTAACATCCGCGAAGGCCAGAAAGCGCGCTTCACGGTCGATGCCTTCCCGAGCCGCAGTTTCGTCGGCGAGGTGCAGCAAATCCGCCTGAACCCGACCAACCAGCAGAACGTTGTGACCTACAACGTCCGCATCAACGTCGCCAACCCGGAGCAGGTGCTGCTGCCGGGCATGACGGCCTACGTCAATATCGGCGTGCAGAAGCGCGAGGGCGTGCTGCTCGTGCCGAATGCCGCGCTGCGTTTCAAGCCGGCCGATGCCGGCGACAAGAAGGCGGAAAATGGCCAGAAACCAGCCGCAGGCCCGTCGAGCGTCGGGCCGGGCATGGGTGCCGGTTCCGATGGCAGCGCTGCCAAGGCCGGTGCCGGCAAGGGCAAGAAGCGCGACGGCCAGAGCGGCACGGTTTATGTGCTGGCGGGCGAAGAACTCAAACCGGTCAGCGTCCAGCTCGGCATCACCGACAACCGCAATACCGAAATCGTCGGCGGCGATCTCAAGGAAGGCGACCGCATCGTGACCGGCGAGAACGGCGGTGGTCAGACCGGCAAGCCGTCCAGCGTCGGCATGCGGATGTTCTGA
- a CDS encoding TolC family protein produces the protein MRFLPCFFLLTVALPSWAGGLDDPFGTEAMAPLKVSPSLAARVGEAPCATALPATALTALEAVDLALCNHPQTREVWASARVQAALVGVARAGWLPNLDASASATRFQYDDGSYNRRSAALTLSWLLIDFGQRSANVENAQQLLNAAAATQDATVQSLFLAALQTYYTAQATQAAVISASEAERSAREAYQAADARYNVGVATPADRLQAQTALSQATLNRIRAEGEARNGLGALANALGFEAQQKIVLAELPALPAELAFQKEVDAMIAEAQARRPDLKAAEAQLKAAEASVDLARAQGRPTVSLAAGPSWQNSAGVVTQGGSIGLTLNVPIFTGFDTTYRVRSAAAQADVRAAQRDRIKNQIALDVWRAYQSLTTATQSLKTSADLVASAEQSERVALGRYKAGVGTVLDLLSAQSALASARLQRIQAQLDWNVYRATLAQSMGALDYTLLQPAAEGRP, from the coding sequence ATGCGATTTTTACCCTGTTTTTTCCTGTTGACCGTAGCACTGCCCTCTTGGGCCGGCGGCCTGGACGATCCGTTCGGCACCGAGGCCATGGCGCCGCTCAAGGTGTCGCCCAGCCTGGCTGCCCGGGTTGGCGAAGCGCCCTGTGCCACGGCCTTGCCGGCGACAGCGCTGACGGCGCTCGAGGCGGTCGATCTGGCCCTGTGCAACCACCCGCAGACGCGCGAGGTGTGGGCCTCGGCGCGGGTGCAGGCGGCGCTCGTTGGTGTCGCCCGGGCCGGCTGGTTGCCGAACCTCGATGCCAGCGCCAGCGCGACGCGGTTTCAGTATGACGATGGTTCGTACAACCGGCGTTCCGCTGCGCTGACGTTGTCCTGGTTGCTGATCGATTTCGGCCAGCGTTCGGCCAATGTCGAGAATGCCCAGCAATTGCTCAATGCAGCCGCAGCGACGCAGGATGCGACGGTGCAGTCGCTGTTCCTCGCCGCGCTACAGACTTACTACACGGCGCAGGCGACGCAGGCGGCGGTGATTTCGGCGAGCGAGGCCGAGCGTTCGGCGCGCGAGGCTTATCAGGCGGCTGACGCCCGCTACAACGTCGGCGTCGCCACGCCGGCTGATCGCCTGCAGGCGCAGACCGCGTTGTCGCAAGCGACGCTCAATCGCATCAGGGCCGAGGGCGAGGCACGCAACGGGCTCGGTGCGCTGGCCAATGCGCTCGGTTTCGAGGCGCAGCAAAAAATCGTGTTGGCCGAGCTGCCCGCTTTGCCGGCCGAGCTGGCTTTCCAGAAGGAAGTCGACGCCATGATCGCCGAGGCGCAGGCCCGGCGGCCTGATCTCAAGGCGGCCGAGGCGCAGCTCAAGGCCGCTGAGGCGAGTGTTGATCTGGCACGCGCCCAAGGCCGGCCGACCGTCTCGCTGGCGGCCGGGCCGAGCTGGCAGAATTCGGCTGGCGTCGTCACGCAGGGTGGCAGCATCGGCCTGACGCTCAATGTGCCGATCTTCACGGGTTTCGACACGACTTACCGCGTGCGTTCGGCCGCGGCGCAGGCGGATGTTCGCGCCGCGCAGCGCGACCGCATCAAGAACCAGATTGCCCTCGATGTCTGGCGGGCTTATCAAAGCCTGACGACAGCGACGCAAAGCCTGAAGACCTCGGCTGATCTGGTCGCCAGCGCCGAGCAGTCGGAACGCGTCGCGCTCGGCCGCTACAAGGCCGGCGTCGGCACCGTGCTCGATCTGCTGTCGGCGCAGAGCGCCCTGGCCAGTGCCCGGCTGCAACGCATTCAGGCGCAGCTCGACTGGAATGTTTATCGCGCCACGCTGGCTCAGTCCATGGGCGCGCTCGATTACACGCTGCTGCAACCGGCGGCGGAAGGAAGACCATGA
- a CDS encoding quinone-dependent dihydroorotate dehydrogenase, whose amino-acid sequence MLYPLIRKFFFALDAETAHGIGMNGIDFLNAAGFSCLVAKKVAACPVDVMGLKFPNPVGLAAGLDKNGDHIDALAKLGFGFIEIGTITPRPQDGNPRPRLFRIPEAQGIINRMGFNNAGVDKLLENVRRAEFPKKGGILGINIGKNATTPIEKAADDYLICLDKVYNDASYVTVNISSPNTKNLRELQKDEALDDLLSQLKAKQLQLAEQHGKYVPMALKIAPDLDDEQITAIADALRRHRFDGVIATNTTLSRDGVEGLPNGAETGGLSGKPVFEKSTAVQKKLSIALAGELPIIGVGGIMGGEDAAEKIRAGASLVQFYSGFIYRGPDLVAEVAETLAHVMRKTS is encoded by the coding sequence ATGCTCTATCCCCTCATCCGCAAGTTCTTTTTCGCCCTCGACGCTGAAACTGCCCACGGCATCGGCATGAATGGCATCGATTTTCTCAACGCCGCCGGCTTCTCCTGCCTGGTCGCCAAAAAGGTCGCCGCCTGTCCGGTCGACGTCATGGGCCTCAAGTTCCCGAATCCGGTCGGTTTGGCTGCTGGCCTCGACAAGAACGGCGACCACATCGATGCGCTGGCCAAGCTCGGCTTCGGCTTCATCGAAATCGGCACGATCACGCCGCGCCCGCAGGATGGCAACCCGAGGCCGCGCCTGTTCCGCATCCCGGAAGCGCAGGGCATCATCAACCGGATGGGCTTCAACAACGCCGGCGTCGACAAGTTGCTGGAAAACGTCCGCCGCGCCGAATTCCCCAAAAAGGGCGGCATCCTTGGCATCAATATCGGCAAGAACGCGACGACGCCGATCGAGAAAGCCGCCGACGACTACCTGATCTGCCTCGACAAGGTGTACAACGACGCCAGCTACGTGACCGTCAACATCTCGTCGCCGAACACCAAGAACCTGCGCGAGTTGCAAAAGGATGAAGCACTCGACGACCTGCTGTCCCAACTCAAGGCCAAACAGCTGCAACTGGCCGAGCAGCACGGCAAATACGTCCCGATGGCCCTCAAGATCGCCCCCGATCTCGACGACGAGCAGATCACCGCCATCGCCGACGCGCTACGCCGCCACCGTTTCGATGGCGTGATCGCCACCAACACGACATTGTCGCGTGACGGCGTCGAAGGTCTGCCGAATGGCGCCGAAACCGGCGGCCTGTCGGGCAAGCCGGTTTTTGAGAAATCGACCGCCGTACAGAAAAAGCTGTCGATTGCCCTGGCTGGCGAACTGCCGATCATCGGCGTCGGCGGTATCATGGGCGGCGAAGATGCAGCCGAAAAAATCCGCGCCGGCGCAAGCCTGGTGCAGTTCTACAGCGGTTTCATCTACCGCGGCCCCGACCTGGTGGCCGAAGTGGCGGAAACCTTGGCCCACGTCATGCGGAAAACCAGCTAA
- the rsxA gene encoding electron transport complex subunit RsxA: MSHYLFILVGAVLVNNVVLVKILGLCPFMGVSKKLETAYGMGAATTFVLTMATGASYIIDHYLLMPFGLEYLRTLSFIVTIAAIVQLTEMVIAKTSPTLQQTLGIYLPLITTNCAVLGVPLLNVSNGYNFIDSLLFGAGSAVGFSLVLILFAGIRERIEGADVPTHFRGVAIAMVTAGLMALAFMGFAGLDKYQ; encoded by the coding sequence ATGAGCCACTACTTATTCATCCTCGTCGGCGCGGTGCTGGTCAACAACGTCGTGCTGGTGAAGATTCTCGGTCTTTGCCCCTTCATGGGCGTTTCCAAAAAACTGGAAACCGCCTACGGCATGGGCGCCGCCACGACTTTCGTGCTGACCATGGCGACCGGCGCCAGCTACATCATCGACCATTACCTGTTGATGCCGTTCGGGCTTGAATACCTGCGCACGCTGTCCTTCATCGTCACCATCGCCGCCATCGTCCAGCTGACCGAAATGGTCATCGCCAAGACTTCGCCGACGCTGCAGCAGACGCTGGGCATCTACCTGCCGCTAATCACGACCAACTGCGCCGTGCTCGGCGTGCCGCTGCTCAACGTTTCGAACGGCTACAACTTCATTGACTCGCTGCTCTTCGGAGCCGGTAGCGCGGTTGGCTTCTCGCTGGTCCTGATCCTCTTCGCCGGTATCCGCGAACGAATCGAAGGCGCCGACGTCCCCACCCACTTTCGCGGCGTCGCCATTGCCATGGTCACCGCCGGCCTGATGGCACTGGCCTTCATGGGCTTTGCCGGCCTGGACAAGTACCAATAA
- the rsxB gene encoding electron transport complex subunit RsxB has protein sequence MDILLAIAIMALGAIVLGALLGFAAIKFKVEGDPLVEKIEAILPQTQCGQCGFPGCKPYAEAIVNGEEINKCPPGGAEGVQRLADLLGREVKPLDAEEKPKQVAIIDENTCIGCTLCIQSCPVDAIVGAAKQMHTIIAQQCTGCELCLPPCPVECIHMEVIPETIDNWKWKYPVVEIKAAA, from the coding sequence ATGGACATCCTGCTCGCCATCGCCATCATGGCCCTCGGGGCCATCGTGCTGGGCGCCCTGCTCGGTTTTGCCGCGATCAAGTTCAAGGTCGAAGGCGACCCGCTGGTCGAAAAGATCGAGGCCATCCTGCCGCAGACCCAGTGCGGCCAGTGCGGCTTTCCCGGTTGCAAGCCCTATGCCGAAGCCATCGTCAATGGTGAGGAAATCAACAAGTGCCCGCCGGGCGGTGCCGAAGGCGTGCAGCGTCTGGCCGACCTGCTCGGGCGCGAAGTCAAGCCGCTCGACGCCGAAGAAAAGCCCAAGCAGGTCGCCATCATCGACGAGAACACCTGCATCGGTTGCACGCTGTGCATCCAGTCCTGCCCGGTCGATGCCATCGTCGGCGCCGCCAAGCAGATGCACACCATCATCGCCCAGCAATGTACCGGCTGCGAACTATGCCTGCCGCCCTGCCCGGTCGAGTGCATCCACATGGAAGTCATCCCCGAAACCATCGACAACTGGAAATGGAAATACCCGGTCGTCGAGATCAAGGCAGCAGCCTGA
- the rsxC gene encoding electron transport complex subunit RsxC, whose protein sequence is MLMNLFKFKGGVKPPSNKLQSNHLPIAQAPMPSRLVVPLHQSIGGTPRPIVAAGDHVLKGQMIGEADGWISAAVHAPTSGTVVEVAMHVRPHPSGLDSLCVVIEPDGKDEWIARTPIDHKAAAPADVFHHLQQCGIVGLGGAGFPAHGKLTPSTGVPMDELIINGAECEPFITCDDLLMRERADEVVRGIAVFRDLLQPKKVLIGIEDNKPEAIAAMRAAVDAQKEPFSVVAVPTLYPAGGAKQLIRVLTGKEVPGSMRSTADMGVQVFNVGTAYSAWRAVAHGEPLISRILTITGNVHAPRNYEVLIGTPMDELLALAQPHPDTDGILMGGPMMGFLVPNPQVPVVKTTNCLIAHDDRLFPPKAPEMPCIRCGACARACPHELQPFEMYWFSRAKNFGKTQEYNIFDCIECGCCSYVCPSRIPLVQYFRFAKSEIWAREREKNASDQAKTRFEFKQYREEREKADKAEKLAKAAAAQAAKKAAEAAAAAAESGAAPAADTAASPAVTADAPAATVNPEKEAKRATIEAAMARAKAQREAVQPKNTENLSADQQKAAADIEARRIAAHLIEPEPATPASEKPE, encoded by the coding sequence ATGCTGATGAATCTGTTCAAGTTCAAGGGTGGCGTCAAGCCGCCGAGCAACAAGCTGCAATCGAACCATCTGCCGATTGCCCAGGCACCGATGCCTTCGCGGCTGGTCGTACCGTTGCACCAGAGTATCGGCGGCACGCCGCGGCCGATCGTCGCCGCCGGCGATCATGTCCTCAAGGGCCAGATGATCGGCGAGGCTGACGGCTGGATTTCCGCCGCCGTGCATGCCCCGACATCGGGCACCGTGGTCGAGGTGGCGATGCATGTCCGCCCCCACCCGTCCGGCCTCGACTCGCTGTGCGTCGTCATTGAACCCGATGGCAAGGACGAGTGGATCGCCCGCACGCCGATCGATCACAAGGCGGCAGCGCCGGCCGACGTCTTCCATCACCTGCAGCAATGCGGCATCGTCGGCCTCGGCGGCGCCGGTTTCCCGGCCCACGGCAAGCTGACACCGTCCACGGGCGTGCCGATGGATGAGCTGATCATCAACGGCGCCGAGTGCGAACCCTTCATCACCTGCGACGACCTGCTGATGCGCGAGCGCGCCGATGAAGTCGTGCGCGGCATCGCTGTTTTCCGCGATCTTCTGCAACCGAAAAAGGTGCTGATCGGCATCGAGGACAACAAACCGGAAGCCATCGCCGCCATGCGTGCCGCGGTCGACGCCCAAAAAGAACCATTTTCCGTCGTTGCCGTGCCGACGCTTTACCCGGCCGGTGGTGCCAAGCAGTTGATCCGCGTGCTGACTGGCAAGGAAGTGCCGGGCTCGATGCGGTCGACGGCCGACATGGGTGTCCAGGTCTTCAACGTCGGCACCGCCTACAGCGCCTGGCGCGCCGTCGCCCACGGCGAGCCGCTGATTTCTCGCATCCTGACCATTACCGGCAATGTCCACGCGCCGCGCAATTACGAAGTCCTGATCGGCACGCCGATGGACGAACTGCTCGCCCTCGCCCAGCCGCACCCGGACACCGACGGCATCCTGATGGGCGGCCCGATGATGGGTTTCCTGGTGCCCAACCCGCAGGTGCCGGTGGTCAAGACGACCAATTGCCTGATCGCCCACGACGACCGGCTGTTCCCGCCCAAGGCCCCGGAGATGCCGTGCATCCGTTGCGGCGCCTGCGCCCGGGCCTGCCCGCACGAACTGCAACCGTTCGAGATGTACTGGTTCTCGCGCGCCAAGAATTTCGGCAAGACGCAGGAATACAACATCTTCGACTGCATCGAATGCGGCTGCTGCTCCTACGTCTGCCCGTCGCGCATCCCGCTGGTCCAGTATTTCCGCTTTGCCAAGAGCGAAATCTGGGCACGCGAACGCGAAAAGAATGCCTCCGACCAGGCCAAGACGCGTTTCGAGTTCAAGCAGTATCGCGAAGAGCGCGAAAAGGCCGACAAGGCTGAAAAGCTGGCCAAGGCCGCCGCCGCGCAAGCCGCCAAGAAGGCGGCCGAAGCGGCAGCAGCGGCAGCCGAAAGCGGCGCCGCGCCGGCCGCCGATACGGCCGCTTCGCCGGCAGTCACTGCCGATGCACCCGCTGCCACGGTCAACCCGGAAAAAGAGGCAAAACGCGCAACGATTGAGGCCGCCATGGCGCGAGCCAAGGCACAGCGCGAAGCCGTTCAACCGAAGAACACCGAAAACCTGTCGGCGGACCAGCAGAAGGCTGCCGCCGACATCGAGGCGCGCCGCATCGCCGCCCACCTGATAGAGCCCGAGCCGGCAACCCCGGCCAGCGAGAAACCCGAGTAA